From the Candidatus Cloacimonadaceae bacterium genome, the window CTTTATCAGTCTTTGCCTTTCTCTGTCTGGGCAAGGCGCCCGTGATGAATATGATTTCCTCAAGCGCTTTGGCATACCGAAATCGGCGGTTTTGGTTGATAATCTGAGCCATGCGGATAGCGTCTATCTGTTGCGTGGCGCACCCTATACCGGCTTTGCGTATGAAGTCTATGCCGATCGCAAGCCCTTGCGCCTGATCACCTTGCTACGAGGACTGCAGCATGGACCAATGTATCTTTGGTATCCGGACGGCAGCCCACAGATGAGCGCCAATTATCACAGAGGCAGGCTCCACGGCAGATTTCTCGGCTGGTATCATAACGGTGCCATCATCTATGATATGGTGATCAACCACGGCGGTTTCGGAGGAGATAATCTTTCGGATACGGACACCAGCCGGCAAACGACGGAAACAACCGAAGGCGAAGGAGAGGCAGTTGACAATGACTAAGGAAAAGCTGCTCAACGTGGCGTCCTTCAAAACCATGAAAGCAAACGGCAAAAAGATCACGATGATCACCGCCTATGACTTTTCAATGGCTCGCTGCGCCATGCAAAGCGATATGGACATCATACTCGTGGGAGACAGCCTCGGCATGGTCGTGCTGGGCTATGAAACCACACTTGACGTGACGATCGATGATATCTCCTATCACAGCGCAGCAGTGCGCAGAGGAGCTGAAGGCGCATTTATCATCGCGGATATGCCCTACATGAGCTATCATCTCAGCATTGAAGACACGAAACAGAACGCTGCTGAGCTGATCATCCGCGGCGGAGCAAACGCGGTCAAGCTCGAAGGCGGTTCTGCTTCACGCCTTGATGCCATACGCGGCATTGTGGATTGCGAAATCCCGGTCTGTGCGCATATCGGTCTCACGCCTCAAAGCATTCACCGCCTCGGCGGATACAAAGTTCAGGGCAAGACCGAAGCCGAATATGAAGATCTGCTGCATCAGGCGTCCGCCATCGAAGCCGCCGGAGCTTTCATGCTCGTGCTGGAAGGCATCCCCGAAGCCCTGGGACAAGAAATCAGCAGCAATCTGACGATTCCCACCATTGGCATTGGCGCGGGCAGGTATTGCGACGGGCAGGTGCTCGTCTATCACGACATCTTGGGGCTTTCCGGCATGCATCCCAAGTTTGTCAAACAATATGCCGATATCAGTGAGCGGATCGTAGAAGCGATTAAAAGCTATGGACATGATGTGCGCAGCGGAGTTTTCCCCGCCGCCGAACACGTATATTATCCCATAAATAAAGCGTAAGGAACCCAATACCGATGAAAGAAAAGTTTGAAAACACCGAAAACATGACTCCTCAGGAGAAATTCAACGCCGTTGCCTCCCTCCA encodes:
- the panB gene encoding 3-methyl-2-oxobutanoate hydroxymethyltransferase, whose product is MTKEKLLNVASFKTMKANGKKITMITAYDFSMARCAMQSDMDIILVGDSLGMVVLGYETTLDVTIDDISYHSAAVRRGAEGAFIIADMPYMSYHLSIEDTKQNAAELIIRGGANAVKLEGGSASRLDAIRGIVDCEIPVCAHIGLTPQSIHRLGGYKVQGKTEAEYEDLLHQASAIEAAGAFMLVLEGIPEALGQEISSNLTIPTIGIGAGRYCDGQVLVYHDILGLSGMHPKFVKQYADISERIVEAIKSYGHDVRSGVFPAAEHVYYPINKA